Proteins co-encoded in one Lentisphaera araneosa HTCC2155 genomic window:
- a CDS encoding sulfatase family protein — translation MAKLLSLCIFFFSLSAFADKPNVVLIFADDQGYGDLSCFGSETIKTPYIDQMAKEGRKFTSFMVASPVCTPSRAALLTGSYPKRVGLHKGVLFPQSTTGLNPAEYTIGDHFKSLGYATACYGKWHLGHHPETLPISNGFDEYYGIPYSNDMNHPDNKNKPKGGPGGMDLLWNDPESTLTKWQTPLMEGAKIVEIPVDQRTVTRRYTDKAISFIERNKEKSFFIYLPHSMPHIPLYVPDEIRDPDPKNAYINVIEHMDDQVGRITKKLKELGLDKNTIVIYTTDNGPWLPFKHHGGSAGELRDGKGSTFEGGQRVPCVMWAPGLIPAGTETNELMTTIDLLPSLAALSSSTLPGKNKIDGIDQSALITGKAERSARNEFIYYSRSGDLEGLRQGKWKLLVKGPKKSKKSKKSNKEAKVTIYLFDLEADVAEQNNLADQNPELVAKLKTRMQELDAEITANARPVWVKK, via the coding sequence ATGGCTAAACTACTCAGTTTGTGCATCTTCTTTTTTTCCTTATCGGCTTTTGCGGATAAGCCTAATGTGGTATTAATCTTTGCGGATGACCAGGGCTATGGCGACTTGAGTTGTTTTGGTTCTGAGACTATTAAGACCCCCTATATTGACCAAATGGCTAAGGAGGGACGTAAATTCACTAGCTTTATGGTGGCCTCCCCAGTTTGCACCCCTTCTCGTGCAGCTTTATTAACGGGGAGTTATCCCAAGCGAGTTGGACTTCACAAGGGAGTTCTTTTTCCTCAATCTACTACAGGTCTAAATCCTGCCGAATACACGATTGGCGATCATTTTAAATCTTTGGGTTATGCAACGGCCTGTTATGGGAAATGGCATTTGGGACATCATCCTGAAACATTGCCAATCAGCAATGGTTTTGATGAATACTATGGCATCCCTTATTCGAATGATATGAATCATCCGGATAATAAAAATAAGCCGAAGGGCGGACCTGGTGGAATGGACCTTCTTTGGAATGATCCCGAATCGACTCTTACCAAATGGCAGACACCACTTATGGAAGGAGCTAAAATTGTTGAAATCCCTGTGGATCAACGTACGGTGACTCGCCGTTATACTGATAAAGCCATCAGCTTTATTGAAAGAAATAAGGAAAAATCCTTCTTTATTTACCTGCCTCACTCCATGCCGCATATTCCTCTTTATGTTCCCGACGAAATTCGCGATCCTGATCCGAAAAATGCCTACATCAATGTGATTGAGCATATGGATGACCAAGTGGGACGCATTACAAAAAAACTTAAAGAACTCGGCTTAGATAAAAACACAATTGTGATTTACACGACCGATAATGGTCCTTGGCTTCCATTCAAACATCACGGCGGATCTGCAGGTGAATTAAGAGATGGTAAAGGCTCAACTTTTGAAGGTGGCCAGCGCGTCCCTTGCGTGATGTGGGCACCAGGTTTGATTCCCGCAGGCACGGAAACAAACGAGCTCATGACAACTATCGATTTACTCCCTTCCTTGGCAGCATTGAGTTCTTCCACTCTACCTGGAAAGAATAAAATCGATGGCATTGATCAATCAGCACTTATTACTGGTAAAGCAGAAAGGAGTGCTAGAAATGAATTCATTTATTACTCAAGAAGTGGTGATCTAGAAGGCCTTCGTCAGGGCAAATGGAAGCTCTTAGTCAAGGGGCCCAAAAAATCTAAGAAAAGTAAAAAGTCCAATAAAGAAGCCAAAGTAACAATCTACCTTTTTGACCTTGAAGCGGATGTCGCTGAGCAAAATAACCTCGCGGATCAAAACCCTGAACTTGTTGCAAAACTCAAAACGCGTATGCAAGAACTCGATGCAGAAATCACGGCTAACGCTCGACCTGTTTGGGTGAAGAAGTAA
- the ltrA gene encoding group II intron reverse transcriptase/maturase, with the protein MSEMAKQILRRDERFVEIQAWASPSVWTDQMLKTLHRGVERGKWYSLSDKLMRKNNIMEAWEKVCSNKGKHGVDMVSIERYESELEYNNAKLLEELQDGRYDPSAVRRVEIPKGDGRKTRPLGIPTVRDRVVQTALKHVIEPIFDIDFSPYSFGFRPKLGCKDALRRVNELLKQGYLYVMDADIQSYFDTIPHEKLMSRVKEKIIDGKILDLIEQFLKANIFDGLKHWEPEEGTPQGGIISPLLANIYLDLFDHKMTEAGFEIVRYADDFLIMCKSKESAKRALRKTRRWMKANGLKLHPEKTRIADMTEKCEYFEFLGYHFERTRNTHRIKRWPRKQSLKKCKDAIRKKTRRSNKDSIEDIIAYLRPNLLGWYQYFKHSTVYAMRGIDEFTRRRLRSIIAKYNRKKGSHRMIDTRKYNKAYFTDLGFFSLEEAWKLEFQSLRSKH; encoded by the coding sequence ATGTCAGAAATGGCTAAACAAATATTACGACGAGATGAACGCTTTGTTGAAATACAAGCGTGGGCGTCACCTTCTGTCTGGACGGATCAGATGCTGAAAACTCTTCATAGAGGAGTTGAAAGAGGCAAGTGGTACAGCTTATCAGATAAGCTGATGCGTAAGAATAATATTATGGAGGCTTGGGAGAAAGTGTGTTCAAATAAGGGCAAACATGGAGTGGACATGGTATCAATCGAGCGCTACGAATCAGAGCTGGAGTATAATAATGCTAAGCTTCTCGAAGAACTGCAAGATGGAAGGTATGATCCCAGTGCAGTGCGCCGAGTGGAAATCCCAAAAGGTGATGGTCGAAAGACCAGACCTTTGGGAATACCCACAGTGCGTGATCGAGTAGTTCAAACAGCTCTGAAACATGTGATAGAGCCGATATTCGATATCGACTTCTCGCCCTACAGTTTTGGATTTCGTCCAAAGCTGGGTTGCAAGGATGCACTTAGACGAGTGAATGAATTGTTAAAGCAGGGCTATCTCTATGTTATGGATGCCGACATCCAAAGCTACTTCGATACTATACCACATGAGAAACTCATGAGTCGAGTCAAGGAAAAGATCATTGATGGTAAAATTCTTGATCTGATCGAACAATTCCTCAAAGCCAATATCTTTGATGGTCTCAAACATTGGGAACCTGAAGAAGGTACACCGCAGGGAGGAATTATCAGTCCTCTGTTAGCAAATATCTATCTTGATCTCTTTGATCACAAGATGACCGAGGCTGGATTCGAGATAGTGCGCTATGCAGACGATTTCCTGATCATGTGTAAAAGTAAAGAATCAGCCAAAAGGGCATTGCGCAAAACGCGAAGGTGGATGAAAGCCAATGGGCTGAAACTTCATCCAGAAAAAACGCGAATTGCCGACATGACAGAGAAGTGCGAGTACTTCGAGTTTCTCGGATACCATTTCGAGAGAACGCGAAATACACATCGCATTAAACGTTGGCCAAGGAAGCAGAGCCTGAAGAAATGCAAAGATGCCATACGCAAGAAAACGAGGAGAAGCAATAAGGACTCAATAGAGGACATAATTGCTTACCTTCGGCCAAATCTTCTCGGATGGTATCAATACTTCAAGCACTCCACTGTGTATGCAATGCGAGGTATAGATGAATTTACACGCAGAAGACTGCGCAGTATTATAGCCAAATATAATCGCAAGAAAGGTTCTCATCGCATGATTGATACTCGTAAATACAATAAAGCCTACTTTACAGATCTAGGCTTCTTTTCACTGGAGGAAGCCTGGAAACTGGAATTTCAGTCTCTTCGGAGTAAGCACTGA
- a CDS encoding SGNH/GDSL hydrolase family protein, with amino-acid sequence MQTCTILALGDSITEGSRSAANYRPYLIKLLSAENKDYKFIGPKKDHTSHHAGYSGRNSSHLRSVITRLYRSHPAEIVLIHTGHNHFAKNKPINTILADNKAIVKAIQKINPNAKILLATIIPSGKLPKYAYIPDLNKELKKFIKSTEGVFLVDQAAGFDWKKDTVSDKVHPNSDGAKKMASKWFQQIQNLAQGLKANTLIDELPENEKIALDHASKVIPL; translated from the coding sequence ATGCAGACTTGCACAATCCTAGCTCTGGGTGACTCCATTACTGAAGGGTCTAGATCAGCAGCGAATTATCGTCCCTATTTGATAAAACTTTTGAGTGCAGAAAATAAAGATTATAAGTTCATTGGGCCTAAAAAAGACCATACATCTCATCACGCAGGCTACAGCGGTAGAAATAGCTCACACTTGCGCAGCGTCATCACAAGGCTTTATCGCTCACATCCTGCTGAAATAGTTTTAATCCACACTGGGCACAACCATTTTGCCAAGAATAAACCTATAAACACCATTCTTGCAGATAATAAAGCTATTGTTAAGGCTATTCAGAAAATAAATCCTAATGCCAAGATTCTTTTAGCCACTATTATTCCCAGTGGTAAACTCCCGAAATATGCTTATATCCCTGACTTAAACAAAGAATTAAAGAAATTTATTAAATCGACTGAAGGTGTTTTTCTTGTTGATCAGGCCGCAGGCTTTGATTGGAAAAAAGACACCGTAAGCGATAAGGTTCACCCCAATTCCGATGGTGCGAAAAAAATGGCTTCTAAATGGTTTCAGCAAATTCAAAACCTTGCGCAAGGACTTAAAGCTAATACTTTAATTGATGAATTGCCTGAAAATGAAAAAATTGCACTAGACCATGCAAGCAAAGTCATCCCTCTATAA
- a CDS encoding alpha/beta hydrolase yields the protein MMIKTIAVVLVLTLIHNLYALENDHTQNDLVIPKIIHQVPRHGKRVKIFHKKYLGTQIYHSLYLPSDWQKEKKYPVIVEYAGNKWRDYPGTIEGCKIGFGISAGKGVIWLCLPYVDEKNKANAASWWGNIDATVAYCKKTVNEVCVQYGGDPAQVFIAGFSRGSIACNYIGLHDDEIASLWKGFICHSHYDGLRKWPYAESDKASAKSRLQRLAKRPQFISQEKSIIKTKQYLKTNYPNGEFTFLEMSFPQHSDTWVLKDCPERKELREWFWKTQK from the coding sequence ATGATGATAAAAACCATTGCTGTCGTATTAGTTTTGACTTTAATCCATAATTTATATGCTCTGGAAAATGATCATACTCAAAATGACTTAGTCATTCCCAAAATAATTCATCAAGTCCCTAGGCATGGCAAACGAGTGAAAATCTTTCACAAAAAGTATTTAGGAACTCAAATCTACCATAGTCTTTATCTTCCTTCTGATTGGCAAAAAGAGAAAAAGTACCCAGTGATTGTCGAGTATGCGGGGAATAAGTGGAGGGATTACCCAGGAACAATTGAAGGCTGTAAAATTGGCTTCGGTATTTCTGCTGGCAAAGGGGTCATCTGGCTCTGCTTACCTTATGTCGACGAAAAAAACAAAGCTAATGCCGCAAGCTGGTGGGGCAATATTGATGCTACAGTCGCTTACTGTAAAAAAACTGTAAATGAGGTCTGTGTTCAATACGGAGGTGACCCCGCACAAGTATTTATTGCGGGATTTTCGCGCGGATCTATTGCCTGTAATTATATCGGTCTTCACGATGATGAAATCGCTTCATTATGGAAAGGGTTTATCTGCCATAGTCATTATGATGGCCTTCGAAAGTGGCCCTACGCTGAAAGCGACAAAGCCTCTGCTAAATCACGTCTACAACGACTCGCTAAGAGACCGCAGTTTATCAGCCAAGAAAAAAGCATTATTAAAACAAAGCAATATCTCAAAACTAATTACCCAAATGGCGAATTTACCTTCTTAGAAATGTCATTTCCTCAACATAGCGATACTTGGGTACTAAAAGACTGCCCCGAAAGAAAAGAACTCCGAGAATGGTTCTGGAAAACACAAAAATAA
- a CDS encoding type II secretion system protein — MKFKRFTLIELLVVVAIIGILASLLLPTLGKARTRAKIAVCTSNQKQLNTIIIMYSDDNDFFAPLSKGGWTSWDDYLSSHDGRSKDSNLLFANPTAKIEDLGESHGAVYRCPTDEIQNEYGPDTEILGRSYSMTYKYRADNSNPHTEFMGISHSSVSRKFTDINKPSKTIMIFDYHHKWSNLSNGRHDRERAKDLNERYELGLTPHGEKPNFLMTDGHVEKLTLLSTLLKEDGSIASINDISDTIWDSSPSRK; from the coding sequence ATGAAATTCAAAAGATTTACACTGATCGAACTACTCGTCGTTGTTGCCATTATTGGTATTCTCGCCTCACTTCTACTACCTACATTAGGCAAAGCCAGAACACGGGCAAAAATAGCTGTTTGTACGAGTAACCAAAAACAACTCAACACTATCATTATTATGTATTCTGATGATAATGACTTTTTCGCACCATTGAGCAAAGGAGGATGGACGAGTTGGGATGATTATTTATCATCACATGATGGGCGTAGTAAGGATAGTAATTTACTGTTTGCTAATCCGACTGCAAAAATAGAAGACTTGGGTGAATCACATGGAGCTGTTTATAGATGCCCTACAGATGAGATCCAAAATGAGTATGGTCCAGATACAGAAATCCTTGGCAGGAGTTATTCCATGACATATAAATACAGAGCAGATAACTCTAATCCTCATACCGAATTTATGGGGATTTCACATAGCTCTGTATCGAGAAAATTTACAGATATAAATAAACCCTCTAAAACTATAATGATCTTTGACTACCACCACAAATGGTCAAATTTAAGCAATGGAAGACATGATCGTGAAAGAGCTAAAGATTTGAATGAAAGATATGAACTTGGCTTAACTCCACATGGTGAAAAGCCAAACTTTTTAATGACTGATGGTCATGTAGAAAAGCTCACCCTACTTAGTACCTTACTCAAAGAAGACGGAAGTATTGCTAGTATAAATGATATTTCAGATACTATTTGGGATTCTAGTCCCTCAAGAAAATAA
- a CDS encoding DUF1670 domain-containing protein, translating into MSIQIANSQENQSRRLSLKTMNQQMSHLAVHGAGLSPWEAKELVRMIDEVYFSYSQKELKEGQLKYNCVSTKEGAGKALKDCEMISVTLSVFSDFDEEELPNRKNKQRQVVRRQRRLIRLSEEARDQGGLLSQEDLAKLLMCDTKTIRRDIKHLQEEGIVIPTRGQQKDIGPGVTHRELVIRHWVEGKEEVEVASATKHSMGAVESYLQKFKVAVYLRVGKSFTDHEIAVVAGISQRGVKTFLKIYDEFKNKDMFKHRLDEILLTGDEYYKEVGEKKDSLLSNLSNPVWSRA; encoded by the coding sequence ATGAGTATACAAATAGCGAACTCTCAAGAAAATCAAAGTCGTCGCTTATCTTTAAAAACAATGAACCAGCAAATGAGTCACTTGGCGGTTCATGGAGCGGGCCTAAGTCCCTGGGAAGCCAAAGAACTGGTTCGCATGATAGATGAGGTCTATTTTTCCTATAGCCAAAAGGAACTTAAAGAAGGTCAACTCAAGTACAACTGCGTCTCGACCAAGGAAGGTGCAGGTAAGGCACTCAAAGACTGTGAAATGATAAGCGTCACTCTAAGTGTATTCAGTGATTTTGACGAAGAAGAGTTGCCCAATAGAAAAAATAAACAACGGCAAGTTGTTCGCCGTCAGCGTAGGTTAATACGTTTGAGCGAAGAGGCTCGCGATCAAGGAGGTCTATTAAGCCAGGAGGATTTGGCCAAGCTGTTGATGTGCGATACAAAAACGATCCGACGTGATATCAAACACTTACAAGAGGAAGGTATTGTCATTCCGACGCGTGGCCAACAAAAAGATATTGGTCCTGGAGTTACACACCGTGAATTGGTCATTCGTCATTGGGTGGAAGGCAAAGAAGAAGTTGAAGTTGCGAGTGCTACAAAACATTCGATGGGCGCCGTTGAGAGTTACCTTCAAAAGTTTAAAGTTGCGGTTTACTTACGGGTAGGGAAGAGCTTCACTGACCATGAAATCGCGGTAGTTGCAGGAATCTCACAACGCGGCGTGAAGACATTCCTTAAGATTTACGACGAGTTTAAGAATAAAGATATGTTCAAACATCGTCTGGATGAAATCCTGCTTACAGGAGATGAATACTATAAGGAAGTTGGCGAAAAAAAAGACTCACTACTGTCGAATCTATCAAATCCCGTATGGAGCAGAGCATGA
- a CDS encoding DUF1670 domain-containing protein, whose protein sequence is MKTHISANEATYGPQQYKTFAGALTAFFSEECPQLGGMRTRQVLSSTIISMVNKFYPETSHLKQGQTPWVTTDKNATKSYGKKINQTPLVSVILDLVRAEDIQERKDGKKLRDIKKEAVARMLKQSYKQGGCMTSVELAILLKISPPTVGKYIKEWELEHNEVLPRRGSIHDMGPTLTHKKIIIEKLFIKKLSVQQVSRETYHSFQAIQRYISKFKQVLICYKKGMNINEIAKVIGNTPRLIKEYEAIILEYKDRGFVLEQIINTDAKVDSQYETIVNDLNSQKN, encoded by the coding sequence ATGAAGACGCATATTTCAGCGAATGAAGCAACTTACGGACCACAACAATATAAAACTTTTGCTGGAGCTTTAACAGCTTTTTTCTCAGAGGAGTGTCCGCAACTGGGAGGAATGAGGACTCGGCAAGTTTTGAGCTCAACTATTATCTCTATGGTCAATAAATTCTATCCCGAAACTTCTCATTTAAAACAGGGTCAGACGCCATGGGTGACCACTGACAAAAATGCGACTAAATCATACGGAAAAAAGATCAATCAAACACCTTTAGTGAGTGTTATCCTAGATTTAGTACGAGCAGAAGATATTCAAGAGCGCAAAGACGGTAAGAAGCTCAGAGACATAAAAAAGGAAGCTGTTGCAAGGATGCTCAAACAAAGTTATAAGCAAGGTGGCTGTATGACCTCGGTTGAATTAGCCATTCTTTTAAAGATCTCTCCACCAACTGTGGGTAAGTATATTAAAGAATGGGAACTGGAACACAATGAGGTCTTACCTCGAAGAGGTTCAATACATGATATGGGGCCAACTCTCACGCACAAAAAAATTATAATTGAAAAACTTTTCATAAAGAAACTCAGCGTTCAACAAGTAAGTCGTGAGACTTATCATTCATTCCAGGCTATCCAGCGTTATATCAGCAAATTTAAACAGGTTCTTATCTGTTATAAGAAGGGCATGAATATCAATGAGATCGCCAAAGTTATTGGAAATACACCCCGGTTAATCAAAGAATATGAAGCTATCATCTTGGAGTACAAAGACCGAGGGTTTGTTTTAGAGCAAATCATCAATACGGACGCAAAGGTGGACTCACAATACGAAACCATCGTCAATGACTTGAACTCTCAGAAAAACTAA
- a CDS encoding FecR domain-containing protein: MNEYEEKLIANYLAGEDVDEELLEACRVNTKLLKDLADIVATERLLKFDAQEDDLFVEEFEARLQTEKEDQFTAQFQEKLAKKQSSSLKFYQIAAVACLILLPVFYFSSKTQAKKIPSIANIAKSIGNPSYKMGDKLNAGLFKLAEGYAEIVLNNGVQLTLEAPIKIDFKNPDLIHLLEGNLVANVPEQAIGFTVLTPSSEIIDLGTEFAVGVNQSGASEVHVMQGEVKARSLKNNKFVNLFKDDARAFDAQQQMSIIESNPMRFRRSLPGESPEDPDYLHWSFDDQANFTTAKGKGFDVSQFSGELKAFKEGLGPKFENGQFGKALFFNGKDAYVETAFKGIGGTEPRTVAFWAKIPEDFTINNGYGMISWGLHEPGKAWQISPNPLKSEGPLGRLRIGTMQAPVVGQTDLRDRRWHHIAIVMYGGSEVDTSTHILLYIDGKLENTSHKAVQRIDTILDHKQSRPLIFGRNMAFDYDK, translated from the coding sequence ATGAACGAATACGAAGAAAAACTCATAGCAAATTACTTGGCTGGTGAAGATGTGGATGAAGAGCTTTTGGAAGCTTGTCGAGTGAACACAAAGCTCTTGAAAGATTTAGCTGACATAGTAGCGACCGAACGCTTACTTAAATTCGACGCTCAAGAAGACGATTTATTTGTCGAGGAATTTGAGGCGAGATTACAAACTGAAAAGGAAGATCAATTCACTGCTCAATTCCAAGAAAAACTCGCCAAAAAACAAAGCTCAAGTCTTAAATTTTATCAAATTGCTGCAGTAGCATGCTTAATTCTGCTTCCCGTCTTTTATTTCTCAAGCAAGACTCAAGCAAAGAAAATCCCCAGCATTGCGAACATAGCAAAAAGTATTGGCAATCCGAGCTATAAAATGGGTGATAAACTCAATGCTGGACTCTTTAAACTTGCGGAGGGTTACGCAGAAATTGTACTCAATAATGGAGTACAACTCACTCTTGAAGCTCCCATCAAGATCGATTTTAAAAACCCCGACCTCATTCATCTTCTGGAGGGTAACCTCGTTGCCAATGTTCCTGAACAAGCTATTGGCTTTACGGTGCTGACACCAAGCTCAGAAATCATCGACTTGGGAACCGAGTTTGCAGTGGGCGTTAATCAATCAGGTGCATCGGAAGTTCACGTCATGCAGGGTGAAGTTAAAGCCCGCTCGCTGAAAAACAATAAGTTCGTCAATCTCTTCAAAGATGATGCCCGCGCCTTCGACGCTCAGCAGCAGATGAGTATTATTGAAAGTAACCCTATGCGCTTTCGTCGATCGCTCCCGGGAGAATCACCTGAAGATCCCGATTATCTTCATTGGTCCTTTGATGATCAAGCCAATTTTACTACGGCCAAAGGAAAAGGTTTTGATGTCAGTCAATTTTCTGGAGAACTCAAAGCTTTCAAAGAAGGCCTTGGGCCAAAATTTGAAAATGGTCAATTTGGCAAAGCTCTATTCTTCAACGGAAAAGATGCCTATGTAGAAACTGCTTTTAAAGGAATTGGTGGAACTGAGCCAAGAACGGTAGCTTTTTGGGCTAAAATCCCAGAGGACTTCACTATCAACAATGGTTATGGCATGATTAGCTGGGGGCTTCATGAACCTGGGAAAGCTTGGCAAATATCACCCAATCCACTAAAAAGCGAAGGCCCTCTGGGGCGTCTACGAATTGGTACTATGCAGGCTCCTGTAGTTGGACAAACTGATTTAAGAGATCGTCGCTGGCATCATATCGCTATTGTGATGTATGGTGGTAGCGAGGTCGATACTTCAACTCACATCTTACTCTACATTGATGGCAAACTGGAAAACACTTCCCATAAAGCCGTACAGAGAATCGATACTATTCTTGATCATAAACAATCACGTCCGCTAATTTTTGGTCGCAATATGGCATTTGATTATGATAAATAA
- a CDS encoding RNA polymerase sigma factor, whose amino-acid sequence MTDTELIEAAQNGDNSAFSQLVENYQRNVRACLAVRLTNRFEVDDLAQEAFLVAYRKINEFDSTKAFGPWIRSIAFYLLKNYWRKHKPDAVGGSAELQILVDEEIGLQYSEKNESDSLAALKICTKKLDENLQKIVRLHYHDGLSVGELTKQFDIKHSAMTMKLHRMRDQLRRCINETRGTCQL is encoded by the coding sequence ATGACCGATACAGAACTCATAGAAGCGGCGCAGAACGGCGATAACTCGGCTTTTTCTCAGCTAGTGGAGAATTACCAGCGCAATGTACGTGCCTGCCTTGCTGTACGACTCACAAATCGTTTTGAAGTCGATGACCTCGCTCAAGAAGCTTTTCTTGTTGCCTACCGAAAAATAAATGAATTCGATAGCACAAAAGCCTTTGGCCCGTGGATTCGCAGTATTGCTTTTTACCTTCTCAAAAACTACTGGCGTAAGCACAAACCCGATGCTGTTGGTGGCTCGGCTGAACTTCAAATTCTCGTTGATGAAGAAATCGGTCTCCAGTACTCGGAAAAGAATGAATCTGATTCACTGGCAGCTCTTAAAATTTGTACAAAAAAGCTAGATGAAAATCTACAAAAGATTGTTCGACTTCATTATCATGATGGTCTTTCAGTAGGTGAACTCACCAAACAATTTGATATCAAGCATTCGGCAATGACGATGAAACTTCACCGTATGCGTGATCAGCTCCGCCGATGTATAAACGAAACTCGTGGAACATGCCAATTATGA
- a CDS encoding FAD-dependent oxidoreductase codes for MEKVTKEVRHWTVCCECKGRGRKTRKVTKKRKRRYQDELKEFEKNNRLGEAPIRPRGHQDACKVCGGSGLSVAEKNTLVDTENYPHLAIIGGGIGGVALAMACLHRGIPFTIYERDRGFSTRSQGYGLTLQQASKAIEGLGIFNLEKGLTSTRHVVHNIDGKELGEWGVRKWEALAEKNPSKRRNIHIARQSLREALLEQLGSQETVQWGHHLVDFQEADDGTIDLRFQIDGEVNDQHAKADLVVGADGIRSSVRRLLIGEELTPLRYLGCIVILGICPLANLGGLEHELLDSSTVFQTANGHERMYMMPYSSDAIMWQLSFPLSENDAKELSSRGPQALKDEACQRCQWHDPIPQILKATESTQVSGYPVYDRALLKSNDLKNAGQVTLIGDAAHPMSPFKGQGANQALLDALALARSITAQCRPLSNWKALGIREAVLNDFESEMISRSSTKVQESAAAAEFLHSEIALHESDQPRAKCRKKES; via the coding sequence GTGGAAAAAGTGACAAAAGAAGTGCGACACTGGACTGTTTGTTGCGAATGTAAGGGGCGAGGTAGAAAGACAAGGAAAGTCACTAAGAAGCGCAAGCGTCGTTATCAGGATGAATTAAAAGAATTTGAAAAAAACAATCGACTTGGTGAAGCTCCCATACGACCAAGGGGACATCAAGATGCGTGTAAGGTCTGTGGGGGCTCAGGCTTGTCTGTTGCAGAAAAAAATACATTGGTCGATACAGAAAACTATCCGCATCTTGCGATTATTGGTGGGGGGATTGGAGGTGTGGCTCTTGCCATGGCTTGTTTACATCGAGGAATTCCATTCACGATTTATGAACGCGATAGAGGTTTTAGCACACGGTCACAGGGCTATGGGCTTACACTACAGCAGGCGAGTAAGGCGATTGAAGGCTTAGGTATTTTTAATTTAGAAAAAGGGCTGACTTCGACAAGACACGTTGTGCATAATATTGATGGTAAAGAACTCGGGGAATGGGGAGTGAGGAAATGGGAGGCTTTAGCAGAGAAAAATCCATCAAAACGCAGGAATATACATATTGCACGACAATCCTTGCGTGAGGCTCTCTTAGAGCAACTAGGAAGCCAGGAAACAGTACAGTGGGGACATCACTTAGTTGACTTCCAAGAGGCTGACGATGGCACTATAGACCTTCGTTTTCAAATAGATGGAGAAGTTAATGATCAACATGCCAAAGCAGACCTAGTGGTCGGAGCTGATGGCATTCGCAGTTCTGTACGTAGACTCTTGATAGGTGAGGAGCTTACTCCTTTACGTTACCTCGGTTGCATTGTGATTTTAGGGATATGCCCTTTGGCCAATCTCGGAGGCTTGGAGCATGAATTATTAGATTCGTCCACGGTATTCCAGACGGCGAACGGCCATGAACGCATGTACATGATGCCTTATTCATCGGATGCAATTATGTGGCAGCTTAGTTTTCCTCTTTCAGAAAATGACGCCAAAGAACTGAGTTCTCGAGGCCCCCAAGCCCTCAAAGATGAAGCTTGCCAAAGATGTCAATGGCATGACCCCATTCCCCAGATTTTAAAAGCCACAGAAAGTACGCAAGTTTCAGGATACCCAGTTTACGATAGGGCATTACTCAAGTCAAATGACCTTAAGAATGCCGGGCAAGTTACTTTAATTGGCGATGCAGCCCATCCAATGAGTCCTTTTAAGGGGCAGGGAGCCAATCAGGCTTTGTTAGATGCATTAGCTTTGGCTAGATCAATTACAGCTCAGTGTCGGCCTTTGTCGAATTGGAAGGCATTGGGGATCAGAGAAGCCGTGCTCAATGACTTCGAGTCAGAGATGATAAGTCGCAGTTCGACAAAAGTGCAAGAATCAGCGGCAGCGGCAGAATTTCTTCATTCGGAAATAGCTCTCCATGAGAGTGATCAACCAAGAGCAAAGTGCCGTAAGAAGGAGTCGTGA